The DNA segment ACTTCCTTGTGGAACTTCAAGAATTCATCATCACTCATCTTTTGGGGTCTAAAGAAACTCATGCTAGTCATTCTTTGTTTTTTCTCCTTTTCAAGAGGTTGTTACGCCACCTCGGTCATCACGTCAGACACAACTTCCGTTGTACTTTCAGCAGCCTGTTCTGCAGTCTGATTGGCATTCTGTTCGCCCTTCTGGGCATTGGTCTTGCCACGATACAGATAGCGGATTTCATTTACAGCAGCAGACACATAGCTAACGAATCCCGTACAAGAAACATCTGCCTTGACCGTAGCAATATATTCCGCCAAATGGAAGGTTCTGTAGAACTGGACCATACATTCTTCACGCAGATCCTTGTTTTTCAGGGGGACACGATTTGCGCGTTCAACACGGCAGTCATTTCTAAGGTCAGAATAATTTGTCTGGATTTCTGTAAGAGTATTCACCCACAGTTCCAATTCACTACCGGCATAAATGGCGGCGTATTCTTCCTTAGCGACCACATCTTTCACATGATCCAGAGACTTTTTGACCATGCTAGAAATGGCGTCGCGATTGACCGCAGCCGTATAACCGAAGCTCTTGACCAACTTCCAGATTTCGTTACCTAAAGCACGCTGGGTTTCGTTGGGGTGAACAGTCAGCACCTTCACATAGTTACGAAAACCACGGAACTGAACAGTACGTTCTACACCCGAAACAGATGCATCATGCTTCGCCATGATTTCAGAAACATTACGAGTGTAATCAACGAACTTCTGAACTGCGATTTCGTAGCTTGCCACCTGAGCAACCATTTCTTTAAGAGTGATACCCGAAGCAGAATTGATCACATTCCTATGGAAAGCGATGAAGTTATTGTCATTAAGTTTGCTTGCATTAATGATATTGTTATTAGACATATTAATTTATCCTTTTTAAGTTGTCTTGTTTATGTTATCAAAATAATCATTCATTTATTCTGACAACGGCCATAAGATACAAAAGTAGAACACCCAAAAACGGGCCCCTCAAAAAAAATTTTTCCTTCATTTTTTTCCATGAAAACATGGGTTGGGTGTATGAACGGGCCATTTTGGTGTATGAACGGCCCGATTTGGCGTATGAACGAGCACTTTTTTAAAAATCAACTTTTTATCAACAGGATGTCAACACAAGACGTAAAGTTGTCAAAATGGCGAAATTTGCTCAAAAACGCCATTTCCATATA comes from the Fibrobacter sp. UWH6 genome and includes:
- a CDS encoding DUF6261 family protein; its protein translation is MSNNNIINASKLNDNNFIAFHRNVINSASGITLKEMVAQVASYEIAVQKFVDYTRNVSEIMAKHDASVSGVERTVQFRGFRNYVKVLTVHPNETQRALGNEIWKLVKSFGYTAAVNRDAISSMVKKSLDHVKDVVAKEEYAAIYAGSELELWVNTLTEIQTNYSDLRNDCRVERANRVPLKNKDLREECMVQFYRTFHLAEYIATVKADVSCTGFVSYVSAAVNEIRYLYRGKTNAQKGEQNANQTAEQAAESTTEVVSDVMTEVA